The Microscilla marina ATCC 23134 genome contains the following window.
TCATGGCTGTTTTTATAAAGTCAAACTTTGCCACATCACCTGCTGGATGTTTTTTGCCGTCTAAATAGAACTCGCTTACTTTTCCTGCCGGATTTTTAATTACTGTTGCCCTTTGGTACACTCCCTGAGTGAGCGTGCTTAGCTGTAGGTTATAAACAGTTTCAGTACGCTTTTGTGGAGCTTTGACCTTAACTATATTTTGCGCCTGTGACAGCGGTATGCCTGGCAATACCAGTACCGCCAAAATACTCGCTATAGCCACTACTCCAGTAATGATTAATGGAGACTTAAGGGTACGCTTTTTTGTATTTTTCATTGGTTTATTATTTAGTATGTGATGTATTCTTTGTTTAAGGTGTTGTCTGCCTGCAGCCATTGCTACTGTCCAGCGAGGGGCTTTGGTAAGCCAACTTGCCACCTCTACCAAACATTGGGCGAGCGCTTGCTGGTTGTGGGTAATTTGTATTGCCTCGGCATCGCATATTTTCTCAGTTACTTCGTACAGCTCTTGGGTCAGCCAGCGGTTCAGGGGTTGAAAAAAGAACAGGATTTGACTCACCTGACAAACCCATAACCATACATCATCGCGTCGTTTGATATGTGCCAACTCATGCGCCAGCATGCTTTGTTGTTGCTGATGATTTAAGTGATTGAGAGCCTTTTCGGGAATTAGAATGGTATGCCTATTGAGCACCATTGGGCTGAGGGTATTGGTGGTAAACCTGAGATTTACTGGATGAGTAATGTGTGCCTTGGTTGCCAGTTTACCAAGCAGGGGCTCAAGCCGATGATTGGGCAAACTAAAAGAGTGCAGCCCTTGTAAAAAACGTTTTTTACGCCAGTAAAACCTTATACTTAACAAGCATACTACTAAAAGCCATCCAACAAAAACCAGTTTTTGCCAAAAAGGTAGGCTCTCTTGGGCGTTGGTGCCCTGAGAGGTAGCACAAGCAACAGTGGTGGTTGCTGAAGCCACTATTCCAGCAGGAGGGGGCGTTTGCTGTTGGACTGTTTGTGGGTATAGTTGCACGCTACTGGTTACAATGCTTGTCACTAAGGCGACTTTGAACAATACGTCTTTGGTAGCATTGGGTAAGTTAGTGAAGACCTTCAATGCCCCCCAGAGTGCTACTATAAGACAAGTGCTATGTAAGGCGTATGTACATAACCAGCTCACTACCCAAAAAACCATATCAGATGTAACCATAGGTTATTCTCCTTGCTTTTTTTCTGCGTTTTTAATCATTTCTTTCAATTGTTCCAACTCATTTTTATCTAGCTCGTCTTCTTGTAGCAGGTGGTTTACCAACGACGCTGACCGTCCTTTGAATAATTGTTTGACTAAACTGTGTACCATTGAAGACTTGGTTTCTTGTTCAGAAATTACCGCTTGGTATACGTATTTACGCCCTTGAGTCACGTGAGTTACTGCCTTTTTTTTGTCTTCCAACCGTGACAACACTGTACCTATGGTTGTAATAGCCAGGTCACGTGAGCCTTTCAATGCTTCTTGAATTTCGGCAACTGTAGCCTCGCCCTTGTCCCAGAGTACCTGCATAATTGCAAGTTGAAGCTCATCTAACTTTATTTTTTTCATCGAATTAATGTTCCTCAAGATCAATTTTATGACTACGCTTGTAGTAGTTGGCGATAAATAAAAAACAACTATTTCACTGCTTTGCTACTACTGTTGTAGTTACAAATATACTACACTTGTAGTTAATAGCAAGGTTTGCCCCGATAATTTTGTGTTATTTGTCCTGATATAATTGATTACCGCCTATATTTGTCAAGGTTTTTTGTATATTACTCGCATCAAATGACACATAAATATGCCTAATAATCAACGACATAGGGGACAGCATTCTGACGATGTAAAAATTTTTAATGAAAAATGGGTAGCAATACTTCAAAAAGCAGTCAATGATTTAAGCTTTTTATTGTCTAACGGCTATGCCGAGAAATCGTCGCTCAAGCTGGTAGGCGATCGTTATAAACTCAATGCTCGTCAGCGACAAGCACTTTTACGGGGCAGTTGTGGCGACCAAGCCTGCAGTTATCGCATTGCCCACCAACTACAGCCTGCGGCACTTCAGGGGGCAGAGGTAGTAGTAGATGGTTATAATTTGCTTATTATTACTGAGGTAGCTTTGTCAAATGGAATTATTTTGGCTTGTAAAGATAAATGTTACCGAGACATTGCCAGTATTCATGGTACTTACAAACGGGTAGAAGAAACCGTGCCTGCTATTCAGTTGATTGGCAGCACTTTTCAGCAACTAGGAGTGAGCAAAGTACATTGGTATTTCGACTCGCCCGTGTCTAACAGTGGCAGGCTTAAGCAAATGTTGCTCGATGAAGCTACACAACAGGGTTGGGCGTGGGAGGCTGAATTGGTGTACAACCCCGACAAAGCTTTGGTAGAAACCGGAAAAATTGTGGTTTCGTCTGATGGTTGGGTCATCGACAACAGCAAACATTGGTTTAATATGATGGCGTATTTGCTAGACCAAAAACTGTTGGTAGCGAATGTAAAGGATGTTGGGTAAGCTTTTTAATTACGAATTGTTCAATTACGAATTACGAATGAGTAAACCGACCGGAGGGAGCTCTGCCTTGGCTAATTACGAATGGGCGCAAGCGTAGCTTTTTAATTACGAATTGTTCAATTAAGAATTGTTTAATTACGAATTACGAATGGTTCAATTACGAATGGGCGCAAGCGTAGCTTTTTAATTAAGAATGGTTCAATTACGAATGGGCGCAAGCATAGCTTTTTAATTAAGAATTGTTTAATTACGAACCGACCGCAGGGAGCTCTGCTTTAGCTAATTACGAATGGGCGCGAGGCGATGCTCAAAACTATGCTCTACGGGCTACCAACTCCGGACTAATCACTTGAATCACCGATATGCATCGGCATCTAAGGACTTGAGGCTGTAGAAGCTACCGACTCCGAACTAATCACTTGAAGCTTATTGCTTAAGGCTTGTACCTATAAGGGCTACTGACTCCGGACTAATAACTAAAATATGAGATTTAAAATTGCAAAATATTGGTTTCTAATGCTGTGGTTATGGGGTGGCCTGTCACAAATAACGTTGGCGCAAAGCAACCAAACCGATAGTTTGATTCAATTGCTAAAAAAAGCCAATCTAAACACCTACAAGGTCCGCTTACTCATTCGGTTGGCAGATGAATTTCAGCATAAATCTGTCCCCCAGTCATTACAGTACGCTAAAGAAGCCCGCAAACTTTCTGAAAAACTTAATTATAAAAAAGGCATTGGTGAAGCTCTTTATTATATGTCTATTGGTAAGTTTCACTCAAGCCAGTACACCGTTGCTCAAAACTACTTAAACAAAGCCTTGGTGCTGTACAAAAGCATTGATTATAAAAAAGGCATAGCCGATGTGCAAAAGCAATTGGGTAAAATATATGACCGCTTAGGCGATTATGAAAAAGCCCTGGAGTATCATATTAACAGTTTGAGAGCCAATGAGATTATTGCCAACAAAAAAGGTATGGCGGCTGCCTACCTCGATATTGGACGGGTGTACTTTCACCAAAGCGACTACTATAAGTCGTTGGAGTATTACCGCGAAGGGTTGGTGCTGGCAGGTGAGATAGATGATGATGATTTGCTGGCAGAAGGGTACAAAAATATGGGCATG
Protein-coding sequences here:
- a CDS encoding M56 family metallopeptidase, giving the protein MVTSDMVFWVVSWLCTYALHSTCLIVALWGALKVFTNLPNATKDVLFKVALVTSIVTSSVQLYPQTVQQQTPPPAGIVASATTTVACATSQGTNAQESLPFWQKLVFVGWLLVVCLLSIRFYWRKKRFLQGLHSFSLPNHRLEPLLGKLATKAHITHPVNLRFTTNTLSPMVLNRHTILIPEKALNHLNHQQQQSMLAHELAHIKRRDDVWLWVCQVSQILFFFQPLNRWLTQELYEVTEKICDAEAIQITHNQQALAQCLVEVASWLTKAPRWTVAMAAGRQHLKQRIHHILNNKPMKNTKKRTLKSPLIITGVVAIASILAVLVLPGIPLSQAQNIVKVKAPQKRTETVYNLQLSTLTQGVYQRATVIKNPAGKVSEFYLDGKKHPAGDVAKFDFIKTAMKTQRAAKTTVLKCETATNKQYREAVKQQNNARQKRLLEQLRRDEFARSIFLPQPKPKAKKPSAKIDDC
- a CDS encoding BlaI/MecI/CopY family transcriptional regulator: MKKIKLDELQLAIMQVLWDKGEATVAEIQEALKGSRDLAITTIGTVLSRLEDKKKAVTHVTQGRKYVYQAVISEQETKSSMVHSLVKQLFKGRSASLVNHLLQEDELDKNELEQLKEMIKNAEKKQGE
- a CDS encoding DUF434 domain-containing protein translates to MPNNQRHRGQHSDDVKIFNEKWVAILQKAVNDLSFLLSNGYAEKSSLKLVGDRYKLNARQRQALLRGSCGDQACSYRIAHQLQPAALQGAEVVVDGYNLLIITEVALSNGIILACKDKCYRDIASIHGTYKRVEETVPAIQLIGSTFQQLGVSKVHWYFDSPVSNSGRLKQMLLDEATQQGWAWEAELVYNPDKALVETGKIVVSSDGWVIDNSKHWFNMMAYLLDQKLLVANVKDVG